The sequence GGGAACCCGCTCAGTGCTGGGGAGCGAGTGGCTGATAGCGGCCTGCGACTCTATGGAGACAGGTTTCACCTCGAGTGATCGAGCGCATCCGATCGACAGACCCAAGACGACTCCCATGAAGCCTATGATCGTCCAGCGAAAGGTGTATCTCGTCATGATTGTTGTCTCCTCAGAAATAAAATGAGAAGCCACCAAATGGCAGGCTTGCATTCAGCCCAAGATTCGGGAATGCCGTCCCGGCGTTGGAGATATGATGGAAGCGGTAGCCGGCGTTGACGGCAAGTTGGGACGTCAGGAACCAGGACACGCCCACTCCCCCGACGAGTACAAAGTTGAACTCATTGGCTTGTTCGCGAATGCGTCCGCCAAGATCCGTCCAGAATGGCCCGCCGGCGAATTCCGCATACGGCCGAAGACGCCCCAAGGCGACGAATGTGTACTTAATCCTCGGTGTGAATCCGATGCCATGCGTTACCAGCGGCTCTCGGAACTCCAGGTACACCATCTCCGCTCCAAGCGAGACTTGCCCTCGGTACCAGCTGTCACCGATGGGATCGGTGATCGTCATCATCCACGACGGCATCACGGCCGGTCCGTGCTGTTTGGTCTTGTGCAGTTCTGTGAGCCGGTGCGAGAACATATAGCCGGCCGTGAGTCCGACTTCTTGTGTCCCGACCGTGATGGTTGGCCTGACATCGTCGGCTTGGACGCTGGGTGCTATCAGAACGGCGCCGAGTACTATAGTGGCGAAGGTGCGAATGCGACAATCCATGCTGTCTCCACGTCACTATCTTGTCGGCTCATGTCGGGTGAAACTTGATCAAGAGCTGTTCAGGCGTGATGCTTCAAAGGTAGCAGAGGGGTGAATTCTGTCCAGGAGTTCGTCGAGTTGTCGGAAAAAGCACGTGGGTGAAGGGGCGGGGCGAAATGGAGACCAGGCTATTTGCTTGCCTTGAGGTGTGAGAGATGGTCTGAGTCGGCCTGTAACTCGGGCAATGCATAGCGCTGATCGAGAGCGACCACACGATCGAGACATCGCAGCGCAGAAGTGTAATCCTGACGTGTCTCGTACACCTTGGCGAGGAGGCGGAGAACTGCGGCTTCGGCCGGTTCGTTGCCGAGCTTGATGTAGTGTTCAGAGGCGTTGTTGAGGCAACGCTCGGCTCTAACGAGGTCTCCGTGATCGAGATAGCATTTCCCAAGTTGGCTATATGTGACAGCGAGTCCTTCTTCGTTGCCCACCGTTCGATGATGGTCGAGGGCCTGTTTAAACGACGCCACGGCTTGGTCCCATTGGCCGTCTCGGGCCTCTTGGAGTGCGAGGTTATTGTAAAGAATCCCGAGTCCTCGGTTGTCTTGAAGTTGGCGCAAAAGATCCATGGCTTCAAGATAGTAGGGACGTGCTTTCTCAGGATGATCAGACGCGATATGAAGATTGCCGAGGTTGACTAAGGTGTGGGCTACGGCCGTGAGATTGTGCTCGGTTCGTTGGATCTGGAGCACTTCTCGATAGCAGTCTTCTGCACGGGTAAACTCATTCATGAGCGCGCAGGTATTGCCGAGGTTGCCGAGAGAAGCCGAGAGCGCCTGTTGATTGACGGCACCTCGATCATCGGCCACCGCTGCTTCCCACGCAGCGCGAGCCTGAACCAGATCTCCCCGATGGAGAAAAATCCGGGCTCGATGTTTATCGTCGTCCGACATGGAATTTGTTGTCCGTGAACCCCGCTTCGCCTCAGCGAGGCGAGCGTGAAGCGTATCGGCCAATGGTTTCATGTTTCAGGTTTGAGGTTTTGGGTTTCTGCACAACTGGAAACCTTGAACGTGAAACTTGGAACTCATGAGCGAGATACGAACGACGCTTCACGAGATACGGCTAAAGTCAGTCTCCCCCCTTTGGCGTGTCACGCGTAAATTCGATCTGTAGCTCATCTTGCTCTTCCAGGCCTAACCCAGCTTGAAACGAACGATACAACTCTTCAATCTGATCAATATCTTGATCCGAGCGCGCTTCACGCTTCACGAGATACGCCTCACACAGCTTCAGGCCTGTCTCAAAGTGCCGGGCAATCGTCTCCTCCGTCACTTGCTGCCAGGTGATGTAGATGCAGAAAGCCTGGAACGAGTGGGCCTTGGGATGGCGTTGCGCGAGCGCCAGCAGTCCCTCGTAGGCCTCACGGGCAGTTGCACCGGCATTGGAAGAAAACGTCTCTTCGAGCTGAACGGCGTGGTCCCAGTCCGAGCCGAGTTCACGTTCGGATTGGCTGAATGCGTCTTGTGCGGCTAGGGCAGGATCAAAGCGCATTGAACGAATTTCTCGCTCCTCGTGAAGTGGGTTCTCTTGAGATAAGCTGGAGAATACTGAGTTGGGGGTGGGAGGTCAATGTTTCAGTAATTCGTGTTGCAAGGTTTCACTCCAGGGAACTATTTCTGTGTGGCTTTCCACCCCCCCATATCTGTCTATGACAATTTCTTGAATCTCCTTCCAGTCATTGGCTCGTAGACCTTCAAGATGAGAATTTGTAGTGTTGGTAAAGATGATGCATTCACTTCCAGAGTTCCGATACTCACGGATATGCTTCTCTGAATCCTCAATATAGAGATTTGCACCAACGTGAGTCTTGTGCTGCATGAAACAGAGGTCCCAATACGGGATACCATGCGAATCAAGCCAATCTATGGTTTGTGAGATTGCTTGCTTGTGAAAGTACTTGATGTAAAGACGGTGTGTAATTATTCGGATGCGAACGTCTCTTTTTGACAGATGCCTCAGTACCTGTGGGCACCCATTGATAGGAACCAGACGTTTGAACAAGTCTCTCTGAGTAACCGCAAACTTGTGAAAGTCTAGATAGCCACCAGGTGCTTTATCGATGCCCCATTCCGGTAGGCCGTAGCTGACGTTTGTTTCTAATGAATCTTCGGCTACCCCAAGCCATTCGGCTGCGATCGGTCGAATTCCTGCGTAGAAATCGTCGCACACGCCATCAAGGTCGACACCAAGAATGAAGACATCAGATTGGTCTAGATCAGATGGACTCATGTAGATCGTAAATGGACTGAAACTGCCACGGGCCTCAATGCCTCTTCCCGATTCAGGCGTTCCAGTTTACCATCTTGGTCACGTCATGTCGCTGCCACGCCTTTCTACGCGTTTACTTTCCTTCTCGCCGCTCTGTAGACTGCATGTATCCTGCGATGAGCACTGAGACCCCAATTCCCACTACAAAACTTGAGCCTGTTCCGACTGATCCAGTCGAAAGAATCATCCGCTATCACATTCAAACTAAGCACCATTTCAACCGTTATGCTCGCTCACTGGGATATCTTGATTGGGCAAATCAACCGGATCCGTTTCGGCGGTTTGAGGGGGCTCAGCTCATCTCTCTCCCATTGCTTCTGCCTGATGAAGAGCCGCTCTCGCCTGCCTATGAGGCGATTTATGAACGAGGAGCCGTTCCCTGTCAGCCTGTCAGCTTGAGCACGTTGTCCCGTTTCTTCGAATTCGCCCTTGCCTTATCAGCCTGGAAGAAAGCGGGTGAATCGGAATGGGCGCTCAGGAGTAATCCGTCGTCCGGCAATCTCCATCCGACGGAAGGCTATGTTGTTCTGTCAGAAATCGACGGACTCAACTTGGCACCAGGTCTCTACCATTACGCGCCGAAAGAACATGGACTGGAATTGCGCGCGGAGTTTTCTGCAGAGCCAGTTGCTCGGTTACTGGCTCCATTTCCTTCTGGCGCCTTTCTCCTCGGACTTACAT is a genomic window of Candidatus Nitrospira kreftii containing:
- a CDS encoding hypothetical protein (conserved exported protein of unknown function), producing MDCRIRTFATIVLGAVLIAPSVQADDVRPTITVGTQEVGLTAGYMFSHRLTELHKTKQHGPAVMPSWMMTITDPIGDSWYRGQVSLGAEMVYLEFREPLVTHGIGFTPRIKYTFVALGRLRPYAEFAGGPFWTDLGGRIREQANEFNFVLVGGVGVSWFLTSQLAVNAGYRFHHISNAGTAFPNLGLNASLPFGGFSFYF
- a CDS encoding hypothetical protein (conserved protein of unknown function) — encoded protein: MKPLADTLHARLAEAKRGSRTTNSMSDDDKHRARIFLHRGDLVQARAAWEAAVADDRGAVNQQALSASLGNLGNTCALMNEFTRAEDCYREVLQIQRTEHNLTAVAHTLVNLGNLHIASDHPEKARPYYLEAMDLLRQLQDNRGLGILYNNLALQEARDGQWDQAVASFKQALDHHRTVGNEEGLAVTYSQLGKCYLDHGDLVRAERCLNNASEHYIKLGNEPAEAAVLRLLAKVYETRQDYTSALRCLDRVVALDQRYALPELQADSDHLSHLKASK
- a CDS encoding hypothetical protein (conserved protein of unknown function) — its product is MRFDPALAAQDAFSQSERELGSDWDHAVQLEETFSSNAGATAREAYEGLLALAQRHPKAHSFQAFCIYITWQQVTEETIARHFETGLKLCEAYLVKREARSDQDIDQIEELYRSFQAGLGLEEQDELQIEFTRDTPKGGD
- a CDS encoding putative 5'(3')-deoxyribonucleotidase, giving the protein MSPSDLDQSDVFILGVDLDGVCDDFYAGIRPIAAEWLGVAEDSLETNVSYGLPEWGIDKAPGGYLDFHKFAVTQRDLFKRLVPINGCPQVLRHLSKRDVRIRIITHRLYIKYFHKQAISQTIDWLDSHGIPYWDLCFMQHKTHVGANLYIEDSEKHIREYRNSGSECIIFTNTTNSHLEGLRANDWKEIQEIVIDRYGGVESHTEIVPWSETLQHELLKH